The following proteins are encoded in a genomic region of Blastococcus colisei:
- a CDS encoding enoyl-CoA hydratase/isomerase family protein produces MNERPLVRVDRPSPGVAVLTVDSPPRNAFTRDVGAAFFAAFDPLDADLDVRCVVITGAGTAFLAGGDLKLQQSLKTRADDEAYVAHPHSLSAAMLKVEQSRVPVIAAVNGDVAGGGLEFALACDIRLAAPGARFVAAGVNVGLILSWYRLPRTIGLGRAKQMLLTGAPCDADTAERWGLVTGVHEPEELLPAATALAERIASRAPLSVENTKACANRAFGLDDAEITALQREKFLEMLRTHDHHEALDAFFDRRPPVFERR; encoded by the coding sequence GTGAATGAACGGCCCCTGGTTCGCGTCGACCGCCCCTCGCCGGGCGTGGCGGTGCTGACGGTCGACAGCCCGCCGCGCAACGCTTTCACCCGCGACGTCGGCGCGGCGTTCTTCGCGGCGTTCGACCCGCTGGACGCCGACCTCGACGTGCGCTGCGTGGTGATCACCGGCGCCGGGACGGCGTTCCTCGCCGGCGGCGACCTCAAGCTCCAGCAGTCGCTGAAGACCCGTGCGGATGACGAGGCCTACGTCGCCCACCCCCACAGTCTGAGCGCGGCCATGCTGAAGGTGGAGCAGTCGCGGGTGCCGGTGATCGCGGCGGTCAACGGCGACGTGGCCGGGGGAGGGCTTGAGTTCGCGCTCGCCTGCGACATCCGGCTCGCGGCGCCCGGCGCGCGGTTCGTCGCCGCGGGCGTCAACGTGGGCCTGATCCTCAGCTGGTACCGGCTGCCGCGGACGATCGGCCTGGGGCGGGCCAAGCAGATGCTGCTGACCGGCGCGCCCTGCGACGCCGACACCGCCGAGCGCTGGGGCCTGGTCACCGGCGTGCACGAGCCGGAGGAGCTGCTGCCGGCCGCGACGGCGCTGGCCGAGCGGATCGCCTCGCGGGCCCCGCTGAGCGTCGAGAACACCAAGGCCTGCGCCAACCGCGCCTTCGGCCTGGACGACGCGGAGATCACGGCGCTGCAGCGCGAGAAGTTCCTCGAGATGCTCCGCACCCACGACCACCACGAGGCCCTCGACGCGTTCTTCGACCGTCGTCCTCCTGTCTTCGAGCGGCGGTAG
- a CDS encoding CaiB/BaiF CoA transferase family protein, translating into MTGGALDGYRVLDMTQVLAGPYCTMTLADMGADVIKVEGPDRTSRRFGFAMTGDDGAAFLALNRNKRSFTVDLKDDEGRRALLDLVATADVFVENYRPGVTTRLGIDHQALRAVNPRLVYASISGFGQTGPYAQRPGYDIIAQGMSGIMSVTGASGGPPMKAGLPVADLAAGLIGANAILAALLARGRTGEGQYIDTSLFDAAMSMSVWESAQVWTTGEVPGPLGSAHRGAAPYQALRAADGYLIVAANKPHFWRNLCVVLGRPDLEDDPRFAANADRLRNLDQLVPELEAALAGRTVADWVETLLAANVPAGPILDYGQSLADPHTLARGMVQELDHPVEGRVRTLGIPAKLSGTPGSLRRPAPLQGEHTVELLTELGYDRARIDGLLARGGVRAMEEKQ; encoded by the coding sequence GTGACCGGAGGTGCGCTCGACGGCTACCGCGTGCTCGACATGACGCAGGTCCTGGCCGGCCCCTACTGCACGATGACGCTCGCCGACATGGGCGCCGACGTCATCAAGGTGGAGGGCCCCGACCGGACCTCGCGCCGGTTCGGCTTCGCGATGACCGGCGACGACGGAGCCGCTTTCCTGGCCCTGAACCGGAACAAGCGCAGCTTCACCGTCGATCTCAAGGACGACGAGGGCCGCCGGGCGCTGCTGGACCTGGTGGCCACCGCGGACGTGTTCGTGGAGAACTACCGGCCCGGCGTCACCACCCGGCTCGGCATCGACCACCAGGCCCTGCGCGCGGTGAACCCCCGGCTGGTCTACGCCAGCATCTCCGGCTTCGGGCAGACCGGGCCGTACGCGCAGCGCCCGGGCTACGACATCATCGCCCAGGGGATGTCGGGGATCATGAGCGTCACCGGGGCGTCCGGTGGGCCGCCGATGAAGGCGGGGCTCCCGGTCGCCGATCTCGCCGCCGGCCTGATCGGCGCCAACGCGATCCTGGCCGCCCTGCTCGCCCGCGGACGCACCGGCGAGGGCCAGTACATCGACACCTCGCTGTTCGACGCGGCCATGTCGATGTCGGTCTGGGAGAGCGCCCAGGTCTGGACGACCGGCGAGGTGCCCGGCCCGCTGGGCTCGGCCCACCGCGGCGCGGCGCCCTACCAGGCGCTGCGCGCCGCCGACGGCTACCTGATCGTCGCCGCCAACAAACCGCACTTCTGGCGCAACCTGTGCGTCGTGCTCGGCCGGCCCGACCTCGAGGACGACCCCCGGTTCGCCGCCAACGCCGACCGGCTGCGCAACCTCGACCAGCTGGTGCCCGAGCTCGAGGCGGCCCTCGCCGGCCGCACGGTGGCCGACTGGGTGGAGACGCTGCTCGCGGCGAACGTGCCGGCCGGCCCGATCCTCGACTACGGCCAGTCGCTCGCGGATCCGCACACCCTCGCCCGGGGCATGGTGCAGGAGCTCGACCACCCGGTCGAGGGCCGCGTGCGCACGCTCGGCATCCCGGCCAAGCTCAGCGGGACGCCGGGCAGCCTCCGCCGGCCCGCTCCGCTGCAGGGAGAGCACACCGTCGAGCTGCTGACCGAGCTCGGCTACGACCGGGCCCGCATCGACGGGCTGCTGGCCCGGGGCGGCGTCCGCGCGATGGAGGAGAAGCAGTGA
- a CDS encoding carboxymuconolactone decarboxylase family protein — translation MARLPDVDPAGEVAERVRARRGGNLTPLDRMLLHSEPLADGWNTLLGAVRSRFELAADLRELAICRVAVLNDADYEWRAHAPLLVAAGFPEDRLESLRGDDLDALDPAHRTVVAYTDAVTRDIRVPDALFAQARELLGERGTVELTATIAAYNMVSRFLVALEVHGNEH, via the coding sequence ATGGCCCGCCTGCCCGACGTCGACCCCGCCGGCGAGGTGGCCGAGCGCGTGCGCGCCCGCCGCGGCGGCAACCTCACCCCGCTGGACCGCATGCTGCTGCACAGCGAGCCGCTGGCCGACGGCTGGAACACCCTGCTGGGCGCCGTCCGCTCCCGGTTCGAACTGGCCGCCGATCTGCGGGAGCTGGCCATCTGCCGGGTCGCCGTGCTCAACGACGCGGACTACGAATGGCGGGCGCACGCGCCCCTGCTGGTCGCTGCCGGCTTCCCCGAGGACCGGCTCGAGTCGCTCCGGGGGGACGACCTCGACGCGCTCGATCCCGCGCACCGGACCGTCGTCGCCTACACCGACGCCGTGACCCGCGACATCCGGGTGCCCGACGCGCTGTTCGCGCAAGCGCGCGAGCTGCTCGGGGAGCGCGGCACGGTCGAGCTCACCGCCACGATCGCCGCCTACAACATGGTGTCCCGCTTCCTCGTCGCACTCGAGGTCCACGGCAACGAGCACTGA
- a CDS encoding acyl-CoA dehydrogenase family protein, which yields MQFRLEDDQEAFASAVRDFARSELQKDAVELAHAPGYPWDVAKKLAKNNLLGLTLKEEDGGQGASLVDAVIAIQEVAYASPKAADIVQAGSFGAIRTLAEYATPEQKERFLPGLLSGENLISLGMSESEAGSAVTELRTTAVQDGDEYVLNGAKIFGTHSPEATLYLVYVRFGPGTGNIGSVLVERDTPGFTLGAKHEYMSGEEWSELVFEDCRIPAENVLLGPGGFKKQISGFNVERIGNSARALALGRYAFTEAREHAKVREQFGKPLCEFQGLQWKFADMAVKLDAAQLLLYRAARNADDGLPSAYDTSVAKLACNTAGFECANEALQIMGGLGYSTDSLVEYCLRRTRGWMIAGGSLEMLRNRIAESVFDRRFDQRT from the coding sequence GTGCAATTCCGTCTCGAGGACGACCAGGAGGCCTTCGCCTCCGCGGTGCGGGACTTCGCCCGCTCGGAACTGCAGAAGGACGCCGTCGAGCTCGCCCACGCCCCCGGCTATCCGTGGGACGTCGCGAAGAAGCTGGCCAAGAACAACCTCCTCGGCCTCACGCTCAAGGAGGAGGACGGCGGTCAGGGCGCCTCGCTCGTCGACGCGGTGATCGCGATCCAGGAGGTCGCCTACGCGTCGCCGAAGGCCGCCGACATCGTGCAGGCCGGCAGCTTCGGGGCGATCCGCACGCTGGCCGAGTACGCCACCCCCGAGCAGAAGGAGCGCTTCCTGCCGGGCCTGCTCTCGGGCGAGAACCTCATCTCGCTGGGGATGTCGGAGTCCGAGGCCGGCTCCGCGGTCACCGAGCTGCGCACCACCGCCGTCCAGGACGGCGACGAGTACGTCCTCAACGGCGCGAAGATCTTCGGCACGCACAGCCCGGAGGCGACGCTCTACCTGGTCTACGTCCGCTTCGGCCCCGGCACCGGCAACATCGGCTCGGTGCTGGTGGAGCGGGACACCCCGGGCTTCACCCTCGGTGCCAAGCACGAGTACATGAGCGGCGAGGAGTGGTCGGAGCTCGTCTTCGAGGACTGCCGCATCCCGGCCGAGAACGTGCTGCTGGGCCCCGGCGGCTTCAAGAAGCAGATCTCCGGCTTCAACGTCGAGCGGATCGGGAACTCCGCCCGCGCGCTCGCCCTCGGGCGCTACGCGTTCACCGAGGCCCGTGAGCACGCCAAGGTCCGCGAGCAGTTCGGCAAGCCGCTGTGCGAGTTCCAGGGCCTGCAGTGGAAGTTCGCCGACATGGCGGTGAAGCTCGACGCGGCGCAGTTGCTGCTCTACCGCGCGGCCAGGAACGCCGACGACGGGCTGCCGTCGGCCTACGACACCTCGGTGGCCAAGCTGGCGTGCAACACCGCCGGCTTCGAGTGCGCGAACGAGGCCCTGCAGATCATGGGCGGGCTGGGGTACAGCACCGACTCCCTCGTCGAGTACTGCCTGCGCCGCACCCGCGGCTGGATGATCGCCGGCGGCTCGCTGGAGATGCTCCGCAACCGGATCGCCGAATCCGTCTTCGACCGCCGCTTCGACCAACGCACGTAG